GAAGAGAAAAGTTTTTGAGGTATATTGTTAAAATATCAATTATCTAAAAGACAACCTCAAATAAATCTGTAATTacacaaaaaaatcaataaattcaACTACATCTAACAGCATATCTAAAATACTTATTCTACATAAacacaaataattttttataattcagtTTCAACCACACATGAttattcaaaactccataaaaTCCAATAATCATTTCTATTTGATGTCAACGGTTTTCATTTGTCTGTGTTTGAAGTTTTTGTCCACCCTATAAACAACTTCAATATTATGAAATAGATGTTCCCTGCACTTTGTCTTATTTCTTAGGAATCTTTGCTCCTAACTTGTTTCATCCTTTCTATTAATCCAGTCCACTATTCCTTTGTAGTCCACAAtcctttttatattttcctCTCTTGCATTAAACTCCTCAATCAAGAAGTCCACTATTCCTTATTTGTAGTCCAcaatcattttcatattttccTCTCTTGCATTAAACTCCTCAATCAAGAATTAAATTCTTGAATGCCTTTGAATAAAGCTTCTCCTCTTGTGTTTTCAGCTGCAACATTGTCCATAAAGCATTTAAGTTCACTTAATTGTTACATGTCTTCTCACTATGTACATATTTATCTTTGTTTTGTACATCACACATAGCCATCACACCCACTTTTTTCTTTTCCCAACATCAGCATTGACAATTATATAATCTAGGAAAATTTTCAAGTGTGCCGTTATATCAGTGTTTCAATAATTTTTAgccattaattttaattataaaaaatatatataatatatataattaagatcaaCAGTTAAAAATCACTGATACATTGGAAGAACGGTATACTTGAAAATCTTCTTATAATCTATCATTTTTCTTTCTCACACTTATTGTAAAACTAGATTTTTAACCTGTTCCCAAGCACAATTCTAAGgtactaatttatttttaaaattctttctATTTCTATACCTCCAAACAGTCTATATAATATCAAAGAAATGAAGTATCCAATCTTTTTTACGCATCAATCCATCCAACCCTCACAAACTAAGTTCTAATATTCCAAGATCCCACCCAACACACATTTTTTTAACATAGAGTCATCCACCACAGTTTAAATACATATTTATAATGTAGAAAAATGTAGTTTACTGTTTCTGGCTTGTCACCACAAAGTACATAAATATCTTTACTTTGATGTATGATTCTTCTCCTCATGAGCACATCTTTGTGTTCAACGCTCCTAAGATCACGAATCATATTAGCATtatatcaaaaatatattttatcgtCGGTTTTTCGTATGTCTTTCTCATAGTAATGGTCATGAAACTCTCTATTGTGTATTTTTCATCCTCTCTAAATATCcacatttatttatttctgtAAAACACACTTTTCAATAAATATTGTAATTTtgttaattatgtttttttctCTCTTAAAAAATTCTGTCATTAAAGATTCCAAACCCAAGATTTTTATCTGATCTAACTATAAAAAATGGTCAGTTATTAATAAAGTGGTCTAATGGCAGCTAAACAATTAAATAATGTGTATAAGATGTTATTAACTTATTATATTCAAATTGTTTTTATTAATgtaaagagaaagaaaaacatataaaaacaTGTTGAATTTGACGATCGAAAATTTACTGAAACCACTGTATAACTCATGATTTGCAAATAAAATTTGTGTTATGAGCCCCCTTTTTTTAAGAGTAACTGTTagattggattttttttttggaaaaagaagtttttttatttttaaaaacttacttatataattaaataaggATGTTTGGAATTTTtcagaaaaatatatttattttgtaaattaaaagatattttattttagacaaAAGAACATGTttccttttaaaaaataaaacgttgagaaaattttgataaatttgttattacaaatattttttatgcttTCTTATCCAAacagaaaattattttgatctttttacaaaataaaataaataatatatttttttaaagatacttattaaaatcattaaaaataataattttttatatctataatagattagaaatattatataataattttatttaaaaaatttattattaaccaataaattattacctaaataaaatgaaatttaaacAGACTAATGAATGGTTAAATTAACTCAAATGGactgtatttatttatttattttaaaatcatctTCTGATTCCGGAGGAATTACACCCACATTCTAAACCTAGAAATCTGCTACAAGTAGGACCCacgtaaaaaaaataaaaagattaagTTATAAGAATTAAGAAGATATCAAGAAATCTTTCAGAACTGAAAGTGAAGCAAACTGCAATCTATCCAATATGCAAAAAACACGAGTTGACTCAGCTTCTGCAACTCGCTCTGAGCTTCAGACAACAACAAGGTCAACGCAATGGCTTTTCATAGTATCctttctcctccttcttccGGTGGTTCTAGCTGCGCTTCTTTTCCGCCTCGAACCGTTCGATCCGGTTCATTTCCCGGCCCATGAGATAACCCGGCTCAACTTGGCCGGCACGGTTGCCCGCAACGATAACATGCGACGAGGCTCGGAGGTTGTCGGAAACGGACGCGTGGCGGGGCCGGAAGACCTTGTTTATGATGCGGAGGCGCGCGTGGTTTACACGAGTTGTGAAGATGGTTGGATCAAGCGAGTGAGTTTAAGTAATGACTCGGTGGAAGATTGGGTCAACACGGGTGGAAGGCCTCTTGGTTTAGCTTTTGACCATCATGCCTCACTCATTGTTGCTGATGCCTATAAggtaatattttattttattttatttttatacataacaatataattaataagttctatataatatatatgattattgattaaatttaatttgtcgttaaatcaataatatcaatgttTAAGAATCCGTGGGTAAGAATACTTGTTTTCTTCATATTTCATACCAGGAATATATGTTAGAAACCAAGAGTTTAGCTTTGAAGTTTTTCTCTAATTTATCAGTTATATTATATATGAAGTTAAAAAAGTTgttaacatatttttttttatttgaatatcaGATATATTGTTAGACGAGcagatatttttttttcattttatatttatgGGATATTTGGAAATGgatcatctttaatttttttaattctttataaaatataatttttttatcatactCCCTCTAAGTaagacaatatatatatatatatatatatatatatatatatatatatatcaaatattgaataataaaaaatcatactttataaaaagattaaacaaaaaattgaatgtatctattttctaaaatattttatatatgtatgtttTTTATCCCTCCTTCCAAGTCTCAAGAATTTGGTAATAATATACTTATAATTTTGTGAAGGACATACTTGTTGATATCggtcatctttttttttttatattgaaacgATAATTTTGAAGAGATAATACCAAAGAAAAGTAGTGTATGTCCGACAATATAAATGGTTTATCTATCATGTATTTTAAAAgcatatattaaatttataaattaaatttttaatatatttattcaataaaaaatatttaaaatattttattaataataaatttatcaatatATCTTAAGAAGACATGTCAATTAATCCCTAATATAAAAGCTGTTGGGGATTGGATTTGCATGGAGACCTTAATTAGccatattataattaaaaaagtaaataaaaaaattcatgtGATAACGATGGATATGGTAGCGCAGCTAACATTAATGGTTGTTAAATGCTTCAACGTGGACCTGTACCTTGAGAGTTAATAAGTCTCTGACCTAAACAAATAGCAGTACGTACGTAATATAGTAGTACGtacgatatatatatatatatatatatatatatatatacttcttTCTAACAAGcgtaagaaattaatttttagttagttaatattaattaatatttttattgtaaaattactttttaatttttagagaatttaaaatttaatttttagaatttttagtttaaaataaaaaattaaaataaataattttcaaaaagttaCTTTGATATTCACTAAAAAAATGGTTAATTTCCTAGAACGCATACTTAAATAATgtctaatttcaatttttatttttctacaaaTAATTATCAGGTGTAAAATATTTAGGTAACATTGAATTTTTAATCATTTATACAAGCTTGTTTAATTAtaacatataatttattttcttaataatcACATTCTAAGAACAactttttattcatattttacaactttaatgcttttatttattaaatacggataaaaaagaataactttatttaaaaattaaagaggtaaaattattcatatttaaattaaaatttatctaacttttttatcatttaaaaaaattggaatacttaaagttaaataaagacaaaaaagacatacataaatattttgtcttatgaaaaacagagaaaatcttaaatcaaaagaataaaataaacgCATCAAGTatgaaattataataaatttaaatcgTAAAATTATCCGatctaagaaaaaaaatttagaatggACTAACTCATTTAAAATcgtaatataaaattttaaaattaaatcaaaattatatatattacaaacTAGAAAGTGTTTATCTTCTTATTATATTTATGTCATAAAAAACTACTTAAGAAGatatttgtttaaataaaatGATGCATAGGGATTGGTGAGGGTGAGAATGGATAAGAAGGTAGAGGTTGTAACAGATGAAGTTGATGGATTGAAATTCAAATTAACGGATGGTGTTGATGTGGCAAAAGAtggaattatttacttcacagATGCTACTTACAAATACTCTTTAAAGGACCACTTCTTAGACTTGTTGGAGGGTAAGCCTCATGGTAGATTCATGAGTTATGATCCAACAACAAACCAAACAAAAGTGATTGCTCATAATCTCTACTTTCCCAATGGTGTTGCTGTCTCACCAGATCAACAATTTGTCATCTTCTGTGAAAGTTTTCTGTGAGTTTATTTTGTGTGGATTTAATTTGCTGTTTATAACActactttttctttaatttctctttgttttttttttccatcaTTATTATCACTTTTTGATAGATGCATATCATATCAATATTCAATATAGTTGGTTATAAATTATAGTCAGGTAGATACAGctgaaaaattaatataatatttaaaaaatactgtTTTAATGTTTGAAATGTATgttcttttttatcttaatattttatcttattttagtctttaagtcaaaaatagttttttttcttttaaaaatattttttttttatttgtatcttcttttttcttttattattctatcatttttgtttttaaatcaCTACAACAATcactataattattattttttctgttatctaaaaaaattataatgaagaaaagggtatttttgaaaaataaattaattttgactaaaaaattaaaataaaacaaaataaaatatttaaaataaaaataaaatatttcaaattttaaagataaattaaGTCTTAATCTAATCGTTAGATATTATTAAAACAGTACTTTATCCTATAATATATAGTATGCATGTATATTTCATTTAGGGCATGTATTATTTATGCTTATAATGCTTTATTATTCTTCATTGTGATCAAGTAGTGTGAATTTTTTGTCTTGCATTGTAACATTTTTGAGTGAATATTCAATTCACTCCTtgacaattattttaaaaggaCTGATTAATCCCTAtgccaaataaaaaaaatattgacatATGGACTAATTAGTcccattaaaataaaaatcagagAATAAAAtaggtattttttttgttaaaaaactcattgtcttttaaaataattgttaaaaatcatttaaaaatttttcaatattttttttcccttttacctattttcttttgttctacTTAAAGAATATGTGATGAAAATCACACTTATTTAACAAGGGTATGGTGGTTATTGTTCAGGATGAAGTGCAAGAAATATTACATACAAGGCCCTAAGAAAGGTACTATTGACAAGTTTTGTGACCTACCTGGTGCTCCTGATAATATTCATTATGATGGACAAGGAAACTATTGGATTGGAATAGCCACGGTAAATAGTCCCAACCCTAAGCTTCATTATTATTACTCATTCTATTCTATGTTGATATTTTGCCCATTGCAGactaaatatataataactttactaatagatgatatataattaaaaaataaatatttaaatccgtcttaaaaatttttaaatccaacGTTTTAATTTCgtataaatttttattactttaaaatttttttcagaaaaattaattaaagaagggttaatttatgttataataagattttttgagattttattagtttataataatttttttaattatttatttatctagtatgcatattaaaaatttgagtATATACCtattttggtcctcaaagaatTTCAAACTGGACACTTTAGaccccaactaaaattaataactcGATTGATCCTTAACAATTAATTCTGTCAGTCACTTAGGTCTTTTACTCCGTTAACTTTAACAGAGGACAAAATAGTCTCTAACAACTCTAACAAGGGGACAAAATGGTCCTGATCTCCTCTATTCAAAAACGACACTGTTCTCTCTTAATTTtcatcatatctcgcataacacTATAGCAGTCTAACACTGTAGCTTCAAACTACACAATGCACACTCTATAAATTTAatgttcacaagaaaaaaatcctcaacttgttctcaaccaattcatactcAAGAAACTAATGCCTATGTCTCTCAACTAGTTATCGTCTTTGATGGATCCTATGAATCCAGACAACAAGTCTGATTTGTTAAGACCCTTCGTTGTCGTtgccatctccctcctcctTTGCCCTATCATCTCCATGACCACATTTTTCACTACTCCGATCGCTTCCTTCAGCTTCTTCTCCGAACCAATATTCAGTAATCGCTTCAGTTTCCATATGAGCGGCAACGACGACATTGCTTGTTGTACTGATAGCTTGAATGCGAGGTTGAAACTGTCTGCCAACTTGAACTATGGAAAAAAAGGAATGAAGCACTCGGTgtctatttcaaatgagaatttgcatatgATTTCGAAGGAAAATCTTCTCATGATGTTCTAATGTCCAACAATTTATATTGCTTGCCGGAGAGTGGAGAAAGGCGTGCCCTTGGAGTAGTTGTGGAATTTGGTCTTGAGGATGTCATGGACGTGTCGGGATTGGAGGTGATGTTATCGAATATGTGGAAGTGGATGCTTTTGAAAGGAGGTGGATGTACCAGTCACAAAGATTTAGAAAGTGTGTGGTCAATGACATGTTGAGGTAGGTGCAACACGTGTGACAATTACACCATGACTTAATCTTGGAGCTAAAGAGAATgaaggaaaagatgaaaaagaagactgtgaaggtgaagaaggagagtatgaatgttagggttatgcgaaatatgataaaaattgggGAAGAACAGTGTTGTTTTCGAACAAAAGGGGTTAGAGATCATTTTGTCCcttgttagagttgtcagggactattttgtctTCCGTTAGAGTTAACAGAGTAAAGGATTTAAGTGACTGACGGAATTAATTGTTAGGaaccaatcgagtaattaattttagttgggaATTAAAGtccaatttaaaattatttgaggaccaaaatggaTATATACTCAAATAATATTGAAAGCCACAGAAAAATCAATCTATataattaaaagtaatttttagaAACTTCAAAGTaagaaaatttgttgagaaCTAAAATCTCAAATGTAAAATTTGTTGGGATTAATTTAGATATATATTTACTCATAATTAAATGTttggataaaataaattaaaataactaaattata
Above is a genomic segment from Arachis stenosperma cultivar V10309 chromosome 1, arast.V10309.gnm1.PFL2, whole genome shotgun sequence containing:
- the LOC130963442 gene encoding protein STRICTOSIDINE SYNTHASE-LIKE 6-like isoform X3; translated protein: MQKTRVDSASATRSELQTTTRSTQWLFIVSFLLLLPVVLAALLFRLEPFDPVHFPAHEITRLNLAGTVARNDNMRRGSEVVGNGRVAGPEDLVYDAEARVVYTSCEDGWIKRVSLSNDSVEDWVNTGGRPLGLAFDHHASLIVADAYKGLVRVRMDKKVEVVTDEVDGLKFKLTDGVDVAKDGIIYFTDATYKYSLKDHFLDLLEGKPHGRFMSYDPTTNQTKVIAHNLYFPNGVAVSPDQQFVIFCESFLMKCKKYYIQGPKKGTIDKFCDLPGAPDNIHYDGQGNYWIGIATEFTAQMELAYKYPFIRKAVMMFSKYIMNPSFAKNGGVIAVDLEGNPIAHYYDPKLSLTSGIKIGNHIYCGSISYPFIISLDVNQYPATHST